TTAGGCGGTGCTGAAGGATATGCTGAAGTTGCAAATTGCCTGTCACCTACATCTGTTTTTGGATATTTAGATGATTTTGAATGGTATGAGCAGGACCTTGACAAAGCAAAAGATTTACTTGCGGAAGCCGGATATCCAAACGGCTTTGACGCAGTATTCAGCATGCAAGGATCTGATTTGTATATGAAGCCGGCAGAAGTTGTACAGGACCAGCTTAGGAAAATCGGAATAAATATTACATTCAACAAAATGGAAAGAGCAGCTTATTTAGAGGATGTAGGCGGAAACAGAAACTTTGTTGCAAGCCTTAGAATGATTAACGCTACAGTAAGAGATGCCGACAGTGTTGTTACAAGAAGGTTCCATACAGAGATGCTTGGCGGCGGAAATAACTATTCAGGTTACTCCAATCCTACAGTAGATGAGCTTATTGAAAAAGCCAGAATGACTATTGACAGCGAAGAAAGAATTAAGATATACAGAGAAATCAATGATATCTTAAAAGAAGATGTTCCTTTAATACCTATTTATACTACTAAGGTTTTCATGTTCTTCAGCTCAAGTCTTAAAAATGTGTATCCTCATCCTGTTTACAGATACAATGTTAGCAAGATGTATTTTGAATAACAGCATATTTTTATAATCATTTAACTTTAAAACATCATAGGAGAAAAAATTCTCCTATGATGTTTCTAAGAAGGGAGTAAAAATGTTTAAGTTCATTGGAAAGAGACTTCTTATGATAATACCCGTTATACTGGGCGTTGTATTTATCATATTTTTTATAATGGATTTTACCCCTGGAGATCCAGCCATAATGATTTTGGGAGAAGGAGCAAAGCCTGAGGAATATGCGGCTTTAAGAGAAGAACTTGGCCTTAACGATAATCTTTTAATAAGATATGCGAAATATATAGGAGATGCTCTTCAGGGAGATTTCGGGCAGTCTTACAGAACCAACATTCCCGTATTTCAGGAAATAATGGCAAGGCTTCCATATACTCTTAACTTGGCGGTTGTAAGTACAATTATAGCTGTTCTCATAGGTATTCCCATCGGGGTGCTTTCTGCAGTAAAGCAGTATTCAGCGTCAGATAATATTTCATTGGGAGTATCGCTTCTTCTTACGTCTATGCCGTCATTCTGGTTTGCCATGATGTGTGTTCTTTTGTTTTCATTAAAGCTAAGATGGCTCCCGTCTTTAGGGGTTGATTCATGGAAACACTTTATTCTTCCGGCGATAGCAACTTCATCAAGTACCTTGGCTTCAACTTTAAGAATGACGCGCTCAACCATGCTTGAGGTTATCCGCCAGGATTATATAAGAACAGCAAGGGCAAAGGGGGCCGCTGAAAGAGCTATCGTATTCGGCCATGCTTTGAGAAATGCCCTTCTTCCGGTTATAACCATAGTAGGGGTTAACTTTGGGCATGCCTTAGGTGGTGCAATTGTAATTGAGCAGGTTTTTGCTATTCCCGGTCTTGGGCAGCTTATGATAAACGCTGTAAGGAGTAAAGACATACCTATGGTTACGGCTTCTATTCTGTTCGCTTCTATAATAGCAAGCCTTGTAAATCTTTTGGTTGATATTGTATATACTTACGTTGACCCAAGGCTTAAATCAATGTATGCAAGCCCTAAAGCAAAGAAGGTGAAGGCATGAGTGAGATGAATAGTTCAGTTATAAATGGCGGAGATGCCCTTAAAAAAGTACATCAATTTAAGAAAAAAAGTCAGCTTAAGGCCATATGGATGCGCCTTAAGAAAAATAAACTGGCAATGTTTGGTTTAATTGTATTTGCCGTTATGGCCATTATAGTTCTTTCGGCAGATTTATATCTTGATTATGAGCAGCAGGCCATAACTCAGGATCTTGCTAACAGGTTTGCTCTTCCTTCAGGCAAGCATCTGCTTGGAACGGATCATTACGGAAGAGATGTTATGGTAAGAATTATTTACGGAGGAAGAATATCAATGTTCGTAGGCCTTGCTACGATTTGCGTATCTCTTTCATTCGGAGCTGTTATTGGAGCAACGGCAGCATATTACGGAGGCAAGGTTGATAATATTTTAATGAGAATAATGGACATTTTCCTTGCTATACCCAATATGCTGATGGCCATAACCTTAGTTGCAGCTTTTGGTTCCAATGTATTTAATCTGATTATTGCCATGGGTATTGCTCAGGTTCCAAGAATGTCAAGAATCGTACGGTCTTCCGTATTAAGTGTTATGGGGCAGGACTATATTGAAGCGGCAAGATCCTGCGGAACAAGTGATGCAAGAATAATATTCAGGCATATACTTCCCAATGCAATGGGCCCTATTTTAGTTCAAGCAACACAAACTGTTGCAAGAACTGTTATAACCGTTGCCTCATTAAGCTTCGTTGGCCTTGGGATATCAGAGCCTACGCCGGAATGGGGCTCTATGCTTTCTGAGTCAAAGAGCCAGTTAAGGCATTATCCTCACCTTGCCATAGCTCCGGGAGTTGCAATTGTAATGCTTGTTATGTCCCTTACATTATTTGGTGATGGCCTTAGAGACGCCCTTGATCCCAGATTGAAAAATTAAACGGCATCTCAGTGGATTTTAAAAATGCATTGGCGGGTTATTTATTAAAAGATAATGCCAATACACACTCTATAAACTAAAAAAGCTCATTTTGAATTTGCGCCCTCTGTCAGGGAAGCAAATTTGCTAAATGGTTTTGGGAGGCAAATAAATGTCGGAAAACTTATTGGAGATAAAGAATTTAAACGTAATGTACCGAACAGACGATGATGATATTTATGCCCTAAACGGTGTAAATTTAAATGTCAGAAAAGGGGAAACGTTAGGCCTAGTAGGAGAAACAGGAGCAGGAAAGACAACAACAGCTTTGAGCATCATGCGCCTTCTTCCCGATAGAGTGGGAAAAGTAAAAGAGGGGGAAATCTTTCTCGAAGGAAAGAGTATTTTTTCCCTTTCAGAGCCGGAGATGAGAAAGCTCAGAGGAAACGATGTATCCATGATTTTTCAGGACCCTATGACGAGCCTGAACCCTATACATACTGTAGGTGA
This is a stretch of genomic DNA from Anaeropeptidivorans aminofermentans. It encodes these proteins:
- a CDS encoding ABC transporter permease codes for the protein MFKFIGKRLLMIIPVILGVVFIIFFIMDFTPGDPAIMILGEGAKPEEYAALREELGLNDNLLIRYAKYIGDALQGDFGQSYRTNIPVFQEIMARLPYTLNLAVVSTIIAVLIGIPIGVLSAVKQYSASDNISLGVSLLLTSMPSFWFAMMCVLLFSLKLRWLPSLGVDSWKHFILPAIATSSSTLASTLRMTRSTMLEVIRQDYIRTARAKGAAERAIVFGHALRNALLPVITIVGVNFGHALGGAIVIEQVFAIPGLGQLMINAVRSKDIPMVTASILFASIIASLVNLLVDIVYTYVDPRLKSMYASPKAKKVKA
- a CDS encoding ABC transporter permease, giving the protein MSEMNSSVINGGDALKKVHQFKKKSQLKAIWMRLKKNKLAMFGLIVFAVMAIIVLSADLYLDYEQQAITQDLANRFALPSGKHLLGTDHYGRDVMVRIIYGGRISMFVGLATICVSLSFGAVIGATAAYYGGKVDNILMRIMDIFLAIPNMLMAITLVAAFGSNVFNLIIAMGIAQVPRMSRIVRSSVLSVMGQDYIEAARSCGTSDARIIFRHILPNAMGPILVQATQTVARTVITVASLSFVGLGISEPTPEWGSMLSESKSQLRHYPHLAIAPGVAIVMLVMSLTLFGDGLRDALDPRLKN